From the Leifsonia sp. AG29 genome, one window contains:
- a CDS encoding methionine ABC transporter permease, which yields MTDWSTLWPVYVQAIGQTLWMVVATLIIGGVLGLALGVLLYTTRRGGLLENRALSTVLNVVVNFIRPIPFIIFMTAIAPLTQAVLGTFLGTPAAIFPMTIAATFGISRIVEQNLVTIEPGVIEAARAMGSSPWRIITTLLIPEALGPLILGYTFVFVAIVDLSAIAGSIGGGGLGDFAISYGYQRYDWAVTWVAVITIVVLVQAAQFLGNALARKALRR from the coding sequence GTGACCGACTGGAGCACCCTGTGGCCGGTGTACGTGCAGGCCATCGGCCAGACGCTGTGGATGGTGGTCGCGACGCTCATCATCGGCGGCGTCCTCGGACTGGCGCTCGGCGTCCTGCTCTACACGACGCGCCGGGGCGGTCTGCTCGAGAACCGCGCGCTGTCGACGGTGCTGAACGTCGTCGTGAACTTCATCCGGCCCATCCCCTTCATCATCTTCATGACGGCGATCGCGCCCCTGACACAGGCGGTGCTCGGCACTTTCCTCGGGACGCCCGCGGCGATCTTCCCCATGACGATCGCGGCCACGTTCGGCATCTCGCGCATCGTCGAGCAGAACCTCGTGACGATCGAGCCCGGGGTCATCGAGGCGGCGCGCGCCATGGGGTCGAGCCCGTGGCGGATCATCACGACGCTGCTGATCCCCGAGGCGCTCGGCCCGCTCATCCTGGGCTACACGTTCGTGTTCGTGGCGATCGTCGACCTGTCGGCGATCGCGGGCAGCATCGGCGGCGGCGGCCTGGGCGACTTCGCCATCTCCTACGGCTACCAGCGGTACGACTGGGCGGTCACCTGGGTGGCGGTGATCACGATCGTCGTCCTCGTGCAGGCCGCGCAGTTCCTCGGCAACGCGCTCGCGCGCAAGGCGCTGCGGCGCTGA
- a CDS encoding methionine ABC transporter ATP-binding protein — protein sequence MSAIIEFRGVVKSFRSGDATVTAVDGIDLTIERGEVFGIIGYSGAGKSTLVRLINALEHPTSGSVIVDGRDITDLPERELRSVRAGIGMIFQQFNLFQSRTVFGNIAYPLKVAGWAKADRRRRVAELLAFVGLTDKAWNHPDQLSGGQKQRVGIARALATNPAILLADEATSALDPETTADVLALLKRVNEELGVTIVVITHEMEVVRSIADRVAVLDGGRVIEQGSVFEVFSAPRSTTAQRFVGTVLRNRPGSSDIERLRGKHAGRIVSARIHDDGRLGSVLSDAVGRHNVRFEIVYGGISALQGRSFGSLMLELIGTDRDVDALIAELRDITEVEEVAA from the coding sequence GTGAGCGCGATCATCGAGTTCCGGGGCGTCGTCAAGAGCTTCCGCTCGGGCGACGCCACGGTGACCGCCGTCGACGGCATCGATCTGACGATCGAGCGGGGCGAGGTCTTCGGCATCATCGGCTACTCGGGCGCGGGCAAGAGCACGCTGGTCCGGCTGATCAACGCGCTCGAGCATCCTACCTCGGGCTCGGTGATCGTCGACGGCCGCGACATCACCGACCTCCCGGAGCGCGAGCTGCGCTCCGTCCGCGCCGGCATCGGCATGATCTTCCAGCAGTTCAACCTGTTCCAATCCCGCACCGTGTTCGGCAACATCGCGTACCCGCTGAAGGTGGCGGGCTGGGCGAAGGCGGACCGGAGGCGCCGGGTCGCCGAGCTGCTCGCCTTCGTCGGGCTGACCGACAAGGCATGGAATCATCCCGACCAGCTCTCGGGCGGTCAGAAGCAGCGGGTGGGGATCGCCCGCGCGCTCGCGACCAACCCGGCCATCCTCCTCGCCGACGAGGCGACCAGCGCTCTCGACCCGGAGACGACGGCCGACGTGCTGGCCCTGCTCAAGCGGGTGAACGAGGAGCTCGGGGTGACCATCGTCGTCATCACGCACGAGATGGAGGTGGTCCGCTCGATCGCGGACCGCGTCGCCGTGCTCGACGGCGGCCGGGTGATCGAGCAGGGGAGCGTCTTCGAGGTGTTCTCCGCGCCGCGATCGACGACGGCTCAGCGCTTCGTGGGGACCGTCCTGCGCAACCGGCCCGGCTCCTCCGACATCGAGCGCCTGCGCGGGAAGCACGCCGGGCGGATCGTCTCGGCGCGGATCCACGACGACGGCCGGCTCGGCTCCGTGCTCTCGGACGCGGTGGGGCGCCACAACGTCCGGTTCGAGATCGTCTACGGCGGCATCTCCGCCCTCCAGGGCCGGTCGTTCGGCTCTCTGATGCTCGAGCTGATCGGCACCGACCGGGACGTCGACGCCCTCATCGCCGAACTCCGGGACATCACCGAGGTGGAGGAGGTGGCCGCGTGA
- a CDS encoding MetQ/NlpA family ABC transporter substrate-binding protein, whose product MPASTPPTDVPALPEKPKRSRTGWFVGLGIAVVAAVVAIVLVVVNVAGSGAATAGKVTVRIGTTEQAAPYWPILKREAAKQGIDIQVVGFRDYTQANPALADGQIDLNLFQHLQFLADYDVQSKQDLVPIASTLVVPLPLYSTKYKSVDAIPQGAKIAIPNDATNQARALLVLQKAGLLKLKNGGNTLATPADIDASASRVSVIPVDAAQTAPALSSADGAIVNNNFALTAGLDPKSALFQDDPASSTAEPYINAFVARDKDKGNKTFLKVAELYHTKAVSDAVLAESKNTAVIVQKPQAELIGILDGLKKTIAEAK is encoded by the coding sequence ATGCCCGCCAGCACCCCGCCCACTGACGTCCCCGCCCTGCCGGAGAAGCCGAAGCGGTCGCGCACCGGCTGGTTCGTCGGCCTCGGGATCGCTGTCGTCGCGGCCGTGGTCGCCATCGTCCTGGTCGTCGTCAACGTCGCCGGGAGCGGCGCCGCGACCGCCGGCAAGGTCACCGTCCGGATCGGCACCACCGAGCAGGCGGCGCCCTACTGGCCGATCCTCAAGCGCGAGGCCGCCAAGCAGGGCATCGACATCCAGGTGGTCGGCTTCCGGGACTACACGCAGGCGAACCCGGCGCTCGCCGACGGCCAGATCGACCTCAACCTCTTCCAGCACCTTCAGTTCCTGGCCGACTACGACGTGCAGTCGAAGCAGGACCTCGTGCCCATCGCCTCCACGCTGGTCGTGCCGCTGCCGCTCTATTCGACGAAGTACAAGAGCGTCGACGCCATCCCTCAGGGCGCGAAGATCGCGATCCCCAACGACGCGACGAACCAGGCGCGCGCGCTCCTCGTCCTGCAGAAGGCCGGGCTGCTGAAGCTGAAGAACGGCGGCAACACGCTCGCCACCCCGGCCGACATCGACGCGTCCGCCTCCCGCGTGAGCGTCATTCCCGTCGACGCCGCGCAGACGGCCCCCGCCCTGAGCTCGGCCGACGGAGCGATCGTCAACAACAACTTCGCGCTCACCGCCGGCCTCGACCCGAAGTCCGCGCTGTTCCAGGACGACCCCGCCTCCTCGACCGCCGAGCCCTACATCAACGCCTTCGTCGCCCGCGACAAGGACAAGGGCAACAAGACCTTCCTCAAGGTCGCGGAGCTTTACCACACGAAGGCGGTCAGCGACGCCGTCCTGGCGGAGTCGAAGAACACGGCGGTCATCGTGCAGAAGCCGCAGGCCGAGCTGATCGGCATCCTCGACGGTTTGAAGAAGACCATCGCGGAGGCGAAGTAA
- a CDS encoding cupin domain-containing protein produces the protein MGRHGRGPGDRPALSRCVPVGRELFAEEYWGRRPLFTRSADLEAARRDGFGDLFSVEAVDELVAARALRTPFVRMAKEGEVLPPSRYTGPAGFGAEVGDQLDSARVLAEFAAGATLVLQGLHRTWEPIGDFARRLADELGHPCQVNAYITPASSRGFDPHYDVHDVFVLQIAGEKHWRIHEPVHTDPLRGQPWNDHADEVAARAAEEPAIDEVFRPGDVLYLPRGWIHSAEALGGVSVHLTVGVAAYTRSDIIEEAVSVAADTAALRGSLPLGLDPSDHQALAPMVGDALDELVEALSDSSARARIADAVSQRLAQRQRSDSPPAPLRPLAAAAAADALDAGTVVSVRPSLRPRVTVEVETVTVRLPGKNVALPVAARAALERLLAGPPVRVGELPIDDGSAVVIARRLLLEGVLVISAQTV, from the coding sequence ATGGGCAGGCACGGGCGCGGGCCGGGCGACCGGCCCGCGCTGTCGCGCTGCGTCCCGGTCGGGCGCGAGCTGTTCGCCGAGGAGTACTGGGGGCGGCGTCCCCTGTTCACGCGATCCGCCGACCTGGAGGCGGCCCGACGCGACGGCTTCGGAGACCTCTTCAGTGTGGAGGCGGTCGACGAGCTCGTCGCGGCGCGCGCCCTGCGCACCCCGTTCGTGCGCATGGCGAAGGAGGGCGAGGTGCTCCCTCCCTCCCGGTACACCGGTCCGGCGGGCTTCGGCGCCGAGGTGGGCGACCAGCTGGACTCGGCGCGGGTCCTCGCGGAGTTCGCCGCCGGGGCGACGCTCGTGCTGCAGGGCCTCCACCGCACGTGGGAGCCGATCGGCGACTTCGCCCGGCGACTCGCGGACGAGCTCGGTCACCCGTGCCAGGTCAACGCCTACATCACCCCCGCCTCATCGCGGGGGTTCGACCCGCACTACGACGTGCACGACGTCTTCGTGCTGCAGATCGCCGGGGAGAAGCACTGGCGCATCCACGAGCCGGTGCACACCGACCCTCTCCGCGGCCAGCCCTGGAACGACCACGCCGACGAGGTGGCGGCCCGGGCGGCGGAGGAGCCGGCGATCGACGAGGTGTTCCGGCCCGGCGACGTGCTCTACCTGCCCCGGGGCTGGATCCACTCGGCCGAGGCCCTGGGCGGCGTCTCGGTCCACCTCACCGTCGGGGTGGCCGCCTACACCCGGAGCGACATCATCGAGGAGGCGGTGAGCGTGGCCGCCGACACCGCGGCATTGCGCGGCTCGCTTCCGCTCGGTCTCGACCCTTCGGACCATCAGGCGCTCGCACCGATGGTCGGCGATGCCCTCGACGAGCTCGTCGAGGCCCTCTCCGACTCGTCGGCGAGGGCCCGCATCGCCGACGCCGTCTCGCAGCGACTCGCGCAGCGGCAGCGCTCGGATTCGCCGCCGGCGCCCCTGCGGCCCCTCGCCGCCGCGGCGGCCGCCGATGCCCTCGACGCGGGCACCGTAGTGTCTGTCCGCCCCTCGCTGCGCCCGCGGGTCACGGTGGAGGTGGAGACGGTCACCGTGCGCCTCCCTGGGAAGAACGTGGCGCTTCCCGTCGCGGCGCGTGCCGCCCTGGAGCGTCTGCTGGCAGGGCCTCCCGTCAGGGTGGGCGAGCTGCCGATCGACGACGGCTCCGCAGTGGTGATCGCCCGGCGACTCCTGCTGGAGGGTGTGCTCGTGATCTCGGCTCAGACGGTCTGA
- a CDS encoding VOC family protein, which translates to MSIALQFAQITVLDPQEALAFYRDALGLQVVNDVESGGHHWITLGSPEATSGQIVLSDPHAGRSQADGDALEELVAKGAMSPIVFTSDDVDAAFERVRASGAEVLQEPIEQPWGPRDCAFRDPSGNMVRILQDTPQPQTV; encoded by the coding sequence ATGAGCATCGCACTTCAGTTCGCACAGATCACCGTCCTCGACCCGCAGGAGGCGCTCGCCTTCTACCGCGACGCCCTCGGCCTCCAGGTCGTCAACGACGTCGAATCCGGCGGCCACCACTGGATCACCCTCGGCTCGCCCGAGGCCACGTCCGGGCAGATCGTGCTGTCCGACCCGCACGCCGGACGCTCCCAGGCCGACGGCGACGCACTCGAAGAGCTCGTCGCGAAGGGCGCGATGAGCCCGATCGTCTTCACCAGCGACGACGTCGACGCCGCGTTCGAGCGCGTGCGGGCGAGCGGCGCCGAGGTGCTCCAGGAGCCCATCGAGCAGCCGTGGGGGCCGCGGGACTGCGCGTTCCGCGATCCGTCCGGCAACATGGTGCGCATCCTCCAGGACACGCCTCAGCCTCAGACCGTCTGA
- a CDS encoding helix-turn-helix transcriptional regulator: MSPEELQTLAHLRRARDLIDREYAKPLDVPTMAARAFMSPAHFSRRFRAAYGETPYSYLMTRRIERAMALLRGGMSVTDACMTVGCTSLGSFSSKFTELVGMTPSQYRAREHAAVSAMPDCIARQRTRPVKEPRPRG; this comes from the coding sequence GTGTCCCCCGAGGAGCTGCAGACACTCGCCCACCTGCGACGCGCTCGCGACCTCATCGATCGCGAGTACGCGAAGCCCCTCGACGTGCCGACGATGGCGGCCCGCGCCTTCATGTCGCCCGCGCACTTCTCGCGCCGCTTCCGCGCGGCCTACGGCGAGACGCCGTACAGCTACCTCATGACCCGGCGGATCGAGCGGGCGATGGCACTTCTCCGTGGCGGGATGAGCGTCACCGACGCCTGCATGACCGTCGGCTGTACGTCCCTCGGGTCGTTCAGCTCCAAGTTCACGGAGCTGGTCGGGATGACCCCCTCCCAGTACCGCGCTCGCGAGCACGCGGCGGTCTCGGCCATGCCCGACTGCATCGCGCGCCAGCGCACCCGCCCGGTGAAGGAGCCGCGGCCGAGGGGCTGA